The Arvicanthis niloticus isolate mArvNil1 chromosome 2, mArvNil1.pat.X, whole genome shotgun sequence genome includes a window with the following:
- the Sec23b gene encoding protein transport protein Sec23B, giving the protein MATYLEFIQQNEERDGVRFSWNVWPSSRLEATRMVVPLACLLTPLKERPDLPPVQYEPVLCSRPTCKAILNPLCQVDYRAKLWACNFCFQRNQFPPAYTGISEVNQPAELMPQFSTIEYMVQRGARSPLIFLYVVDTCLEEDDLQALKESLQMSLSLLPPDALVGLITFGRMVQVHELSCEGISKSYVFRGTKDLTAKQIQEMLGLTKSAMPVQQTRPVQPQEQPFVSSRFLQPIHKIDMNLTDLLGELQRDPWPVTQGKRPLRSTGVALSIAVGLLEGTFPNTGARIMLFTGGPPTQGPGMVVGDELKTPIRSWHDIEKDNARFMKKATKHYEMLANRTATNGHCIDIYACALDQTGLLEMRCCPNLTGGHMVMGDSFNTSLFKQTFQRIFSKDFNGDFRMAFGATLEVKTSRELKIAGAIGPCVSLNVKGPCVSENELGVGGTSQWKICGLDPSSTLGIYFEVVNQHNAPIPQGGRGAIQFVTQYQHSSTQKRIRVTTIARNWADAQSQLRHIEAAFDQEAAAVLMARLGVFRAESEEGPDVLRWLDRQLIRLCQKFGQYNKEDPTSFRLSDSFSLYPQFMFHLRRSPFLQVFNNSPDESSYYRHHFARQDLTQSLIMIQPILYSYSFHGPPEPVLLDSSSILADRILLMDTFFQIVIYLGETIAQWRKAGYQDMPEYENFKHLLQAPLDDAQEILQARFPMPRYINTEHGGSQARFLLSKVNPSQTHNNLYAWGQETGAPILTDDVSLQVFMDHLKKLAVTSAS; this is encoded by the exons ATGGCAACGTATCTGGAATTCATTCAGCAGAATGAAGAAAGAGATGGTGTGCGTTTCAGTTGGAACGTGTGGCCTTCTAGCCGCCTCGAAGCCACAAGAATGGTTGTTCCCTTGGCTTGTCTCCTCACTCCTTTAAAAGAGCGCCCAGACTTACCTCCTGTACAGTATGAGCCTGTGCTTTGCAGTAGGCCCACCTGCAAAGCTATTCTCAATCCACTTTG TCAAGTGGATTACCGAGCAAAACTTTGGGCCTGCAATTTCTGTTTTCAAAGAAATCAG tTCCCCCCAGCATATACAGGCATATCTGAGGTGAATCAGCCTGCTGAATTGATGCCCCAGTTTTCCACAATTGAATATATGGTCCAG aGAGGTGCTAGGTCCCCTCTGATCTTTCTCTATGTGGTTGACACATGTTTGGAGGAAGATGACCTTCAAGCCCTCAAAGAGTCCCTGCAGATGTCTCTGAGTCTCCTTCCTCCAGATGCCCTGGTTGGTCTTATCACTTTTGGGAGGATGGTGCAGGTTCACGAACTAAGCTGTGAAGGAATCTCCAAGAGCTATGTCTTCCGAGGGACCAAGGATTTAACTGCAAAGCAGATTCAG GAGATGCTGGGCCTGACCAAGTCAGCTATGCCTGTGCAGCAAACCAGACCTGTTCAACCTCAGGAGCAGCCCTTTGTTTCCAGCAG ATTTCTACAGCCCATTCACAAGATTGACATGAACCTCACAGATCTTCTTGGGGAGCTgcagagggacccatggccagTAACTCAGGGGAAGAGACCACTGCGATCCACTGGTGTTGCTTTGTCCATTGCTGTTGGCTTGTTGGAG GGTACTTTCCCAAATACTGGAGCCAGGATCATGCTGTTCACTGGTGGGCCCCCGACCCAAGGACCTGGCATGGTGGTTGGAGATGAATTGAAGACTCCCATTCGTTCCTGGCACGATATTGAGAAAGATAATGCTCGGTTTATGAAAAAGGCAACCAAG caTTATGAGATGCTTGCTAATCGAACTGCTACTAATGGTCACTGCATTGATATTTATGCTTGTGCCCTTGATCAAACTGGACTTCTGGAGATGAGGTGTTGTCCAAATCTTACAGG AGGCCACATGGTGATGGGAGATTCTTTCAACACTTCTCTTTTCAAGCAGACATTCCAAAGAATTTTTAGTAAAGACTTCAATGGAGATTTCAGAATGGCGTTTGGTGCTACATTGGAAGTAAAG ACTTCTCGGGAGCTGAAGATCGCAGGAGCCATCGGTCCATGTGTGTCTCTGAATGTGAAAGGACCATGCGTGTCGGAGAAT GAGCTTGGTGTTGGTGGCACAAGTCAGTGGAAGATCTGTGGCCTGGATCCCTCATCTACTCTTGGCATCTATTTTGAAGTTGTCAATCAG CACAATGCCCCGATtccccagggaggcagaggtgccATCCAGTTTGTCACACAGTATCagcattccagcactcagaagcgcATCCGGGTGACCACCATTGCCCGCAA TTGGGCAGATGCACAGAGTCAGCTGAGGCACATAGAAGCAGCATTTGACCAGGAGGCTGCAGCAGTCTTGATGGCACGGCTTGGAGTGTTTCGCGCAGAGTCAGAGGAGGGACCTGATGTGCTCCGGTGGCTGGACCGACAGCTCATCAGACTG TGTCAGAAGTTTGGGCAGTATAACAAAGAAGACCCCACATCTTTCAGATTGTCAGACTCCTTTTCTCTGTATCCTCAG TTCATGTTCCATCTGAGAAGATCTCCATTTCTTCAAGTGTTTAACAACAGTCCTGATGAGTCGTCCTATTATAGACACCATTTTGCCCGGCAGGATCTGACTCAGTCCCTTATCATGATCCAGCCCATTCTCTATTCTTACTCCTTCCATGGACCACCAGAG CCTGTACTCCTGGACAGCAGTAGTATTCTAGCTGACAGAATTCTGCTGATGGATACTTTCTTCCAAATTGTCATTTACCTTGGTGAG ACCATAGCCCAGTGGCGAAAAGCTGGCTACCAGGACATGCCTGAGTATGAAAACTTCAAGCACCTTCTGCAGGCACCACTGGATGATGCCCAGGAAATCCTGCAAGCTCGCTTCCCAATGCCACGTTATATCAACACAGAGCATGGTGGCAGTCAG gctcgATTCCTGTTGTCTAAAGTTAACCCATCTCAGACACACAATAACCTGTATGCTTGGGGACAG GAAACCGGAGCGCCCATCCTGACAGACGATGTCAGCCTGCAGGTGTTCATGGATCACTTGAAGAAGCTGGCTGTGACCAGTGCCTCTTAA